AGGCAAACACCCCTGTAGTGAAGCAAGCCAGCCTGAAACGGGTCTACTAGATAGTGACCCAACAAAAGACATACGAAAGTGACTGAACTTTGACATATAATGGCCAAGTGACCTCACATTGCAACTCAACTGTTCCCGCTTACTAAAGGAACAGTGAGGTTTGGGCAAATCTTGAAACATCAAACCTTATCCCCTTCAAGATCCATAGTTCTTCTATTTTTCAAAAGAAGAATCATAAATTGCTGTGTGAAGATTGTGTTCATCAACTGCACATTCCCAAATTGTGCAAAATGAGGTGGGTTTAAGTCAAAAAAAGATTCTTAAGTGAAGTGTTTCTCAAGCATAACAAATTCAAATTCTACACGGCAAAAGAAAGCTGCCTGTGTTGGTCATCATCTTTCTCTCTTATCTTTTTCAACAAACTCGTTCTTCATGTCTGCGATGGAACTTGAGAAGATtgtgttgggttttttttttttggtactttTTTTGACATGATATGTAGCAATTAACCAAGTTAAACTCATACTGAGTTTTCTAGTTTGGTACTGTCCGTTGTCCTTTAAAGTACTCAAAAGGACGGCAATTGTTCATATTCAGtaatcattaccttgtgaaaagATATGTAATGTAGGAAAGTTATAGCTACTACCCACTAaaccataaaaaagaaaagcacaatTGAAGAAAGAAGGTATTTGAAAGAGAGACAAATATGTGAGCCATCCATGAATGGAATGGGGGTTCTCCGCACAACTATTTTTTCTTTCCCAAATTTCAGCCTGCATTCACATTTATTCATTTTGCTTTTTGTGCTCACTTTGTTTGAGTGTTGAATTCTAAAACTcatctatatatttttattctcaaaaaaataaaaaaaaaaactacgttTCTAAGATCAGATCATATGAAATTAGTTGAATTAACAAGGGGTCAAATTTGAAAATTGGAATAGCCCAGACTTCCACAACCAAAGGTGTATACATGTGAGGTTTTCATGGTTCGATCCCCAATGAGATCTATTCCCTTGAGTTAGTAAGTTATGCGCGCATCTTTTTTGATTCGAGTTTAAGCTCAACTTAACTATCAAATAGACAAGTCTGTAGTGTCgttatttcttaaaaaaaagggtctattttgtttttgcatattgaaaattttacccccaacaaattaaataaaatttatgacATATCCATAATGgtaatgattttcttttgtttctttaaattctttattattattattattttataaacattaaaaaaaaagaaagaaaagaaaatacaagacAAGAGTAGACCTTTCAACTCCTTTTGTTCAAGAGTACCGATACACAGAGTAGACCCCACAATCACTCCGTACTGGGCGGGACGTTTGCTTGTACTCTTTACACGCACCCAACTCCAACTTCACTTGCCTCTTTATAAACACCCCACCCTTCCCCTCCCTCCCTGCCCTCCCTAACTTAACAACTCCGCCTCCTCCCTCCTCTGATTTCGTTTAACACATGAGAGAACAAAGACTCGCCGAATCATCAGCAGCAACTCATGATGAACAGTCAGGATTATTCGCCCCCACACATGGACGCATCACGTCCGTCCCTTGGTTTCCCTCTCGGTACTGCGCTTCTCTTGATCGTCATCTTCAGCTTGAGCGGAATTTTCTCCTGCTGTTATCACTGGGACAAGCTCAGGTCCCTCCGCAGATCCTTCGCTGCCGAAGACGGCATCGAAGATCCCGATTCCGACATCGAAGCTGCTTCCAAATCTAAGAATTCACACACGGTaagtaataattaataattctgTACTCGGAGAACAAGTAACTAAGATAATATAAATGCATCCATCTATTTACAGCCGTTGATCGGGTAGACGACGATGATTAATTTTGATTGTGTTGATGCAGGAATTGAAGCCGAACAAGAGCCAGAGCTTGCCGGTGCTAATGCCGGGAGATAAGGTTCCGAAGTTCATTGCATTGCCTTGTCCATGTGAGCCAACGCGGCCGGAAAAGGTTACCGTGAAGGTGGAGAAGCCGCTAAAGCCGCCGCGACTGGCGGTGCCTTTGTACTAGAGCAAAGTTGACTCTTTCTTGTATATAGAGGCCAATTCTGTCCAATGCTCATTTTTGCCCctgttttttttgggttttgtattttttaaacaaGAATCAAAAGTTTTCACTCCATGTCgggtaaattgagtcaaaactcaGCGTATGACTACAAAGATATTATTCACAGTGGGAATTGATTTTAAGTCCATATGATTTGGCCTAAAAAAGATTTGCTATTAGGGTATCCGCCAAATAGTTGagattagggaaaaaaaattaattaagggtgttaaatatttataattttttgcctTTTATTGTAACCCAACCCATATTTTGGTTTACAAGCTATATTTATCAATCTTGATTCTTAATAGaagaatatcaaattaataattaaattttatgaagTATTGTTTGAACTCTATTAAATTAATAGATGAAGTTCATTTTGAATTGCCAAACCATTTTGGGGTTGGTCATGTCCAACCTCTTTGATCACAGGTTGAAGGGATAAGTGTAAGACTAAGAGTGACGAACAAAGACGTCAAAGAAGCAAAATATGTGGGGGAGTTGGTGTATGTCATTACTTGAATTAGACATTAAATTTGGCCATTTTTTAAGGGTGCCACAGCAGAGCACCATGTAATTTTAACAAggcttaaaaaaatttctaaaaattttgaaaaatcatatctacattttgattgattttacgaatccaacgatgtaatttttttgtttgaaacaaaaatcaaattcaacattaaaaatatataggatgttattttatttatatccaATAGTTCAAAATTGTCCATGTACTTTTTATATTGAATTCGATttttttcgaacaaaaaatatatcatcagATTTATTAAGTTAAATACTTCACGTTTAtaagttttcttaaaaaaataatttgatgcCTCAAAGACTTTTACAACGGGTCTCTGttggaaaaaaattacaataggCTCCAGCcactctttgtttttttaaagcGTGTAACATGGTTTGTGAGTGCGCCAAATCATTTTTATTGAACTAAAGTGATTTTATGTAGATTTAGTGCTAAGTACGAGGAGAAAAATGAAGGGCATAGAATTAGTCTAATTATTAACCATTTAAATACGCTGTTGCAAATCAACCCACTTTAATTTAGACTAGAAAATTCGACCATGTACTCTCTCTAGTACCATTTGACCTTTTATTCGCCGAACTTTACTTTTACCATTTGTATATTGAGAATGTTTGGTAAAACGTAAATAGCTAGTCTATAAGCTAACGAGCACTACTCTAACAAACACATCATATACACACCAGTAGCGTAGACGCTTAAAGAATATAAATTCCACCAAATACATCATATACACGTTAGCAACGTGAACGCTTAAAAAATGTAAGTTCCACCAATGAGAGTGTTACATATTGACTCATAATGTAAGAAAGAGAGTCAAAAAGAGTAATTTTTCTGATACCAGATGGATCAAGAAATACTTGTGAAGTAGTTTTCAAGCAAAGAAAGGGTCGAGAATTTCCATGACATATAAAGAATCCAATATCATATATGTTATGTCTTATGACCCACATATTTGTACAATAATGCGTAACAAAGACTAGTTTTCAATGAGTATTCACCACCCACGGCCACAAATGAACCAAAAGGCCTTTGTCAATTGTCATGACCTAATTTCACTGTTTTATTTGCTTTGTTAATTAGTTGCTTGTCTTTGGTGACCCCATAACCCCACCACTCACACTCGCTTTGGAGGACTTTTTTTGGTTACTCTAGATCTTCGTTCTAGTACATATCTTGTTCATCACAACTTTTATATCAAATCTATCCCAttataatctatatatatatggacgcAAAGGtacaaaatattattattaaacaAGTGATTTAGAGAAACAAgagaatgaaatatatatacatggttTTTGTGTTTCAAACGTTTCACATAattttaagcaaaaaaaaaaaaaaaaaggagaagttTCACATAAttgtaaaaatataataattactatataattataaaaatagACCATACGTAATggtgaaaaacatgaaaatatatttgataatCAAAATGGAACCAAACCAACTCCAACTAAACCAATTTGGATCTCATAATTATAATAATGTGATTAGAATAAAATTATCTTATTAAGTA
The window above is part of the Tripterygium wilfordii isolate XIE 37 chromosome 3, ASM1340144v1, whole genome shotgun sequence genome. Proteins encoded here:
- the LOC119995159 gene encoding uncharacterized protein At5g65660, with the translated sequence MMNSQDYSPPHMDASRPSLGFPLGTALLLIVIFSLSGIFSCCYHWDKLRSLRRSFAAEDGIEDPDSDIEAASKSKNSHTELKPNKSQSLPVLMPGDKVPKFIALPCPCEPTRPEKVTVKVEKPLKPPRLAVPLY